In Homo sapiens chromosome 11, GRCh38.p14 Primary Assembly, one DNA window encodes the following:
- the MEN1 gene encoding menin isoform 2 (isoform 2 is encoded by transcript variant 4) yields MGLKAAQKTLFPLRSIDDVVRLFAAELGREEPDLVLLSLVLGFVEHFLAVNRVIPTNVPELTFQPSPAPDPPGGLTYFPVADLSIIAALYARFTAQIRGAVDLSLYPREGGVSSRELVKKVSDVIWNSLSRSYFKDRAHIQSLFSFITGTKLDSSGVAFAVVGACQALGLRDVHLALSEDHAWVVFGPNGEQTAEVTWHGKGNEDRRGQTVNAGVAERSWLYLKGSYMRCDRKMEVAFMVCAINPSIDLHTDSLELLQLQQKLLWLLYDLGHLERYPMALGNLADLEELEPTPGRPDPLTLYHKGIASAKTYYRDEHIYPYMYLAGYHCRNRNVREALQAWADTATVIQDYNYCREDEEIYKEFFEVANDVIPNLLKEAASLLEAGEERPGEQSQGTQSQGSALQDPECFAHLLRFYDGICKWEEGSPTPVLHVGWATFLVQSLGRFEGQVRQKVRIVSREAEAAEAEEPWGEEAREGRRRGPRRESKPEEPPPPKKPALDKGLGTGQGAVSGPPRKPPGTVAGTARGPEGGSTAQVPAPTASPPPEGPVLTFQSEKMKGMKELLVATKINSSAIKLQLTAQSQVQMKKQKVSTPSDYTLSFLKRQRKGL; encoded by the exons ATGGGGCTGAAGGCCGCCCAGAAGACGCTGTTCCCGCTGCGCTCCATCGACGACGTGGTGCGCCTGTTTGCTGCCGAGCTGGGCCGAGAGGAGCCGGACCTGGTGCTCCTTTCCTTGGTGCTGGGCTTCGTGGAGCATTTTCTGGCTGTCAACCGCGTCATCCCTACCAACGTTCCCGAGCTCACCTTCCAGCCCAGCCCCGCCCCCGACCCGCCTGGCGGCCTCACCTACTTTCCCGTGGCCGACCTGTCTATCATCGCCGCCCTCTATGCCCGCTTCACCGCCCAGATCCGAGGCGCCGTCGACCTGTCCCTCTATCCTCGAGAAGGGGGTGTCTCCAGCCGTGAGCTGGTGAAGAAGGTCTCCGATGTCATATGGAACAGCCTCAGCCGCTCCTACTTCAAGGATCGGGCCCACATCCAGTCCCTCTTCAGCTTCATCACAG GCACCAAATTGGACAGCTCCGGTGTGGCCTTTGCTGTGGTTGGGGCCTGCCAGGCCCTGGGTCTCCGGGATGTCCACCTCGCCCTGTCTGAGGATCATGCCTGGGTAGTGTTTGGGCCCAATGGGGAGCAGACAGCTGAGGTCACCTGGCACGGCAAGGGCAACGAGGACCGCAGGGGCCAGACAGTCAATGCCGGTGTGGCTGAGCGG AGCTGGCTGTACCTGAAAGGATCATACATGCGCTGTGACCGCAAGATGGAGGTGGCGTTCATGGTGTGTGCCATCAACCCTTCCATTGACCTGCACACCGACTCGCTGGAGCTTCTGCAGCTGCAGCAG AAGCTGCTCTGGCTGCTCTATGACCTGGGACATCTGGAAAG GTACCCCATGGCCTTAGGGAACCTGGCAGATCTAGAGGAGCTGGAGCCCACCCCTGGCCGGCCAGACCCACTCACCCTCTACCACAAG GGCATTGCCTCAGCCAAGACCTACTATCGGGATGAACACATCTACCCCTACATGTACCTGGCTGGCTACCACTGTCGCAACCGCAATGTGCGGGAAGCCCTGCAGGCCTGGGCGGACACGGCCACTGTCATCCAGGA CTACAACTACTGCCGGGAAGACGAGGAGATCTACAAGGAGTTCTTTGAAGTAGCCAATGATGTCATCCCCAACCTGCTGAAGGAGGCAGCCAGCTTGCTGGAGGCGGGCGAGGAGCGGCCGGGGGAGCAAAGCCAG GGCACCCAGAGCCAAGGTTCCGCCCTCCAGGACCCTGAGTGCTTCGCCCACCTGCTGCGATTCTACGACGGCATCTGCAAATGGGAGGAGGGCAGTCCCACGCCTGTGCTGCATGTGGGCTGGGCCACCTTTCTTGTGCAGTCCCTAGGCCGTTTTGAGGGACAG GTGCGGCAGAAGGTGCGCATAGTGAGCcgagaggccgaggcggccgaGGCCGAGGAGCCGTGGGGCGAGGAAGCCCGGGAAGGCCGGCGGCGGGGCCCACGGCGGGAGTCCAAGCCAGAGGAGCCCCCGCCGCCCAAGAAGCCAGCACTGGACAAGGGCCTGGGCACCGGCCAGGGTGCAGTGTCAGGACCCCCCCGGAAGCCTCCTGGGACTGTCGCTGGCACAGCCCGAGGCCCTGAAGGTGGCAGCACGGCTCAGGTGCCAGCACCCACAGCATCACCACCGCCGGAGGGTCCAGTGCTCACTTTCCAGAGTGAGAAGATGAAGGGCATGAAGGAGCTGCTGGTGGCCACCAAGATCAACTCGAGCGCCATCAAGCTGCAACTCACGGCACAGTCGCAAGTGCAGATGAAGAAGCAGAAAGTGTCCACCCCTAGTGACTACACTCTGTCTTTCCTCAAGCGGCAGCGCAAAGGCCTCTGA
- the MEN1 gene encoding menin isoform 7 (isoform 7 is encoded by transcript variant 19), whose product MGLKAAQKTLFPLRSIDDVVRLFAAELGREEPDLVLLSLVLGFVEHFLAVNRVIPTNVPELTFQPSPAPDPPGGLTYFPVADLSIIAALYARFTAQIRGAVDLSLYPREGGVSSRELVKKVSDVIWNSLSRSYFKDRAHIQSLFSFITGTKLDSSGVAFAVVGACQALGLRDVHLALSEDHAWVVFGPNGEQTAEVTWHGKGNEDRRGQTVNAGVAERSWLYLKGSYMRCDRKMEVAFMVCAINPSIDLHTDSLELLQLQQKLLWLLYDLGHLERYPMALGNLADLEELEPTPGRPDPLTLYHKGIASAKTYYRDEHIYPYMYLAGYHCRNRNVREALQAWADTATVIQDYNYCREDEEIYKEFFEVANDVIPNLLKEAASLLEAGEERPGEQSQVRQKVRIVSREAEAAEAEEPWGEEAREGRRRGPRRESKPEEPPPPKKPALDKGLGTGQGAVSGPPRKPPGTVAGTARGPEGGSTAQVPAPTASPPPEGPVLTFQSEKMKGMKELLVATKINSSAIKLQLTAQSQVQMKKQKVSTPSDYTLSFLKRQRKGL is encoded by the exons ATGGGGCTGAAGGCCGCCCAGAAGACGCTGTTCCCGCTGCGCTCCATCGACGACGTGGTGCGCCTGTTTGCTGCCGAGCTGGGCCGAGAGGAGCCGGACCTGGTGCTCCTTTCCTTGGTGCTGGGCTTCGTGGAGCATTTTCTGGCTGTCAACCGCGTCATCCCTACCAACGTTCCCGAGCTCACCTTCCAGCCCAGCCCCGCCCCCGACCCGCCTGGCGGCCTCACCTACTTTCCCGTGGCCGACCTGTCTATCATCGCCGCCCTCTATGCCCGCTTCACCGCCCAGATCCGAGGCGCCGTCGACCTGTCCCTCTATCCTCGAGAAGGGGGTGTCTCCAGCCGTGAGCTGGTGAAGAAGGTCTCCGATGTCATATGGAACAGCCTCAGCCGCTCCTACTTCAAGGATCGGGCCCACATCCAGTCCCTCTTCAGCTTCATCACAG GCACCAAATTGGACAGCTCCGGTGTGGCCTTTGCTGTGGTTGGGGCCTGCCAGGCCCTGGGTCTCCGGGATGTCCACCTCGCCCTGTCTGAGGATCATGCCTGGGTAGTGTTTGGGCCCAATGGGGAGCAGACAGCTGAGGTCACCTGGCACGGCAAGGGCAACGAGGACCGCAGGGGCCAGACAGTCAATGCCGGTGTGGCTGAGCGG AGCTGGCTGTACCTGAAAGGATCATACATGCGCTGTGACCGCAAGATGGAGGTGGCGTTCATGGTGTGTGCCATCAACCCTTCCATTGACCTGCACACCGACTCGCTGGAGCTTCTGCAGCTGCAGCAG AAGCTGCTCTGGCTGCTCTATGACCTGGGACATCTGGAAAG GTACCCCATGGCCTTAGGGAACCTGGCAGATCTAGAGGAGCTGGAGCCCACCCCTGGCCGGCCAGACCCACTCACCCTCTACCACAAG GGCATTGCCTCAGCCAAGACCTACTATCGGGATGAACACATCTACCCCTACATGTACCTGGCTGGCTACCACTGTCGCAACCGCAATGTGCGGGAAGCCCTGCAGGCCTGGGCGGACACGGCCACTGTCATCCAGGA CTACAACTACTGCCGGGAAGACGAGGAGATCTACAAGGAGTTCTTTGAAGTAGCCAATGATGTCATCCCCAACCTGCTGAAGGAGGCAGCCAGCTTGCTGGAGGCGGGCGAGGAGCGGCCGGGGGAGCAAAGCCAG GTGCGGCAGAAGGTGCGCATAGTGAGCcgagaggccgaggcggccgaGGCCGAGGAGCCGTGGGGCGAGGAAGCCCGGGAAGGCCGGCGGCGGGGCCCACGGCGGGAGTCCAAGCCAGAGGAGCCCCCGCCGCCCAAGAAGCCAGCACTGGACAAGGGCCTGGGCACCGGCCAGGGTGCAGTGTCAGGACCCCCCCGGAAGCCTCCTGGGACTGTCGCTGGCACAGCCCGAGGCCCTGAAGGTGGCAGCACGGCTCAGGTGCCAGCACCCACAGCATCACCACCGCCGGAGGGTCCAGTGCTCACTTTCCAGAGTGAGAAGATGAAGGGCATGAAGGAGCTGCTGGTGGCCACCAAGATCAACTCGAGCGCCATCAAGCTGCAACTCACGGCACAGTCGCAAGTGCAGATGAAGAAGCAGAAAGTGTCCACCCCTAGTGACTACACTCTGTCTTTCCTCAAGCGGCAGCGCAAAGGCCTCTGA